In a single window of the Renibacterium salmoninarum ATCC 33209 genome:
- a CDS encoding LacI family DNA-binding transcriptional regulator, translated as MSWCYFCASGPGYSVKAETKVRSRTIATSIEDVAAAANVSTATVSRAIRGLPRVSPKTRERVLALASDMGYVASSAASGLATGRTRTIGVLAPYVSRWFFARAIEGVDSELHTQKYNLMLISLGGYGVSRERLFEHTMLRKQIDALVVLCLALRPSELEHLHRTEIPLIALGGPVKGFDQVCIDDYAAAQLATRHLIELGHTRIAQVLGEEEDELNFAVPKLRDRAFEDAIVAAGLALRPEWELNGDCTVAGGVHAAARLFDRPEFGDPQ; from the coding sequence TTGTCATGGTGTTACTTTTGCGCTTCCGGGCCAGGCTACAGCGTAAAAGCCGAAACTAAGGTCAGGAGCCGAACCATCGCTACCAGCATTGAAGACGTCGCGGCTGCCGCCAATGTCTCAACGGCTACGGTTTCGCGCGCGATCCGCGGATTGCCGCGAGTCAGCCCGAAGACGCGAGAGCGGGTTCTGGCGCTGGCCTCAGACATGGGCTACGTGGCATCTTCGGCAGCGAGCGGTCTTGCTACTGGACGTACTCGCACCATCGGCGTGCTGGCGCCGTATGTGAGCCGATGGTTTTTTGCGCGCGCGATCGAAGGCGTGGACAGCGAGCTGCATACGCAGAAGTACAACTTGATGTTGATCAGCCTGGGTGGTTATGGAGTTAGCCGAGAACGGTTGTTTGAGCACACCATGCTGCGGAAGCAAATCGACGCTCTGGTGGTGCTTTGCCTTGCTTTGCGGCCATCGGAATTGGAACATCTGCATCGCACGGAGATTCCGTTGATCGCGTTGGGCGGGCCGGTCAAAGGGTTCGACCAAGTTTGTATTGACGATTACGCGGCTGCGCAACTTGCTACCCGGCATCTCATTGAGCTGGGACATACCCGAATCGCGCAAGTCTTGGGCGAAGAGGAAGATGAGCTGAACTTCGCGGTGCCTAAGCTTCGAGACCGGGCCTTTGAGGACGCCATTGTTGCTGCTGGGCTCGCCTTGCGGCCCGAGTGGGAGCTCAATGGCGACTGCACGGTAGCTGGCGGAGTTCACGCTGCAGCGCGATTGTTTGACCGGCCCGAATTTGGCGATCCGCAGTGA
- a CDS encoding carbohydrate ABC transporter permease has translation MSVIADDVDAEASSQGPKGRGAPNGDRKQKMQTGWASWLLAPTLILLAVVIGYPVVSAVVMSFEQNPGLDANGFFQAGGFAGFQNYVSWVLQQCPAPGGGFQDFAPGQLGAQSWSAMGNTFFFTVITVALETVVGFWMALIMARTFKGRDLVRAAVLVPWAIPTAVTAKLFFFMFAFDGVINKIFGTQILWTGSEWPSKWAIIMADTWKTTPFMALLILAGLQMIPAEVYEAAKVDGANAWQRFRMITLPMVKPALMVAILFRTLDALRMYDLPAILTGGANNTDTLSTLVVEQIRQGQNLASALSTITFIVVFLVAFIFIRFLGANAVQSSGLDKEAKKVKVGAA, from the coding sequence ATGTCCGTCATAGCCGACGACGTCGATGCCGAAGCGAGTTCGCAAGGCCCCAAGGGCCGAGGCGCGCCAAACGGCGACCGTAAACAAAAAATGCAAACTGGCTGGGCCAGCTGGCTGCTTGCGCCAACGCTGATTCTGCTAGCCGTGGTGATTGGATATCCGGTGGTGTCCGCCGTAGTGATGTCCTTTGAACAAAATCCTGGTCTGGATGCCAATGGCTTCTTTCAGGCCGGCGGCTTTGCCGGATTCCAAAACTATGTCTCTTGGGTGCTGCAACAATGCCCGGCGCCCGGTGGCGGATTCCAAGATTTTGCGCCCGGCCAGCTAGGCGCACAATCTTGGTCCGCCATGGGGAACACGTTTTTCTTCACCGTGATCACGGTGGCGCTAGAAACCGTGGTTGGTTTCTGGATGGCGCTCATCATGGCGAGGACCTTCAAAGGCCGCGACCTGGTTCGCGCCGCAGTTCTGGTGCCATGGGCAATTCCGACCGCGGTAACCGCCAAACTGTTCTTCTTCATGTTCGCCTTTGACGGCGTCATCAATAAGATCTTTGGCACTCAGATTCTCTGGACAGGTTCCGAGTGGCCCTCCAAATGGGCAATCATTATGGCCGATACCTGGAAGACGACGCCGTTTATGGCCTTGCTGATCCTCGCTGGCCTGCAAATGATCCCGGCTGAAGTCTACGAAGCCGCAAAGGTCGACGGCGCAAATGCTTGGCAACGCTTCCGAATGATCACCTTGCCCATGGTGAAACCCGCCTTGATGGTTGCGATTCTGTTCCGTACTTTGGATGCTTTGCGGATGTACGACCTACCGGCGATTCTTACCGGCGGAGCGAACAACACGGACACGCTCTCCACGTTGGTGGTTGAACAAATACGTCAAGGTCAAAATTTGGCCTCAGCCTTGTCGACGATCACGTTCATTGTGGTGTTCTTAGTTGCCTTCATCTTCATTCGCTTCCTCGGCGCGAACGCGGTGCAGTCTTCAGGCCTTGATAAGGAAGCCAAAAAAGTTAAGGTGGGCGCAGCATGA
- a CDS encoding DUF6286 domain-containing protein has translation MSSTDVLAQFRPEEEPAAPKNQSGSTPAPAGGKSLDLTRAVRRELSSSRAIISGVAAFIITVLSIYALLECGLRIVNQPAWLIDPQTALDRLAQLPQGMTPVLLGVIGAVLLLFGLIFFLKAVRPGRRARHTLVDPRIAVVVDDEVIASALARRARLASGVTQEQVMVVVSQHNVVVNVRPTSGVALNSESIKAAIENELESMQPKPLPQVRVNVAATGVIGV, from the coding sequence GTGAGCTCAACGGATGTCTTGGCGCAGTTTAGGCCCGAAGAAGAACCGGCGGCGCCGAAAAACCAGTCTGGTTCGACGCCAGCACCTGCGGGTGGCAAATCCCTCGACCTAACTCGTGCAGTTCGCCGCGAGTTGTCTTCGTCTCGAGCAATAATTTCCGGCGTGGCAGCTTTTATCATCACGGTTCTGTCGATCTACGCATTGTTGGAATGCGGCTTACGAATCGTTAATCAGCCAGCATGGCTCATCGACCCGCAAACCGCATTGGACCGCTTAGCCCAATTACCGCAGGGCATGACGCCGGTTCTGCTGGGTGTGATCGGCGCCGTATTACTTTTGTTTGGCTTGATCTTTTTTCTCAAGGCGGTCAGACCGGGACGGCGTGCCCGGCATACCCTCGTTGACCCGCGGATCGCCGTCGTCGTCGATGACGAAGTTATTGCGTCAGCGCTGGCGCGCAGGGCCAGATTGGCCTCGGGAGTGACCCAGGAACAAGTTATGGTTGTGGTTTCACAGCACAATGTGGTGGTCAACGTTCGGCCCACTTCTGGTGTGGCATTGAACAGTGAATCAATCAAAGCCGCGATTGAAAATGAACTTGAATCAATGCAGCCAAAACCGCTTCCACAAGTTCGAGTCAACGTTGCTGCGACGGGGGTGATCGGAGTATGA
- a CDS encoding exodeoxyribonuclease III, with the protein MKIATWNVNSLRARADRVEDWLRRTDIDVLAIQETKCKDENFPWELFENNGYEVAHFGFSQWNGVAIASKVGLDDVERTFPGQPAFGKPGVEPEQEGRAIAATCGGVRVWSLYVPNGRALDDPHMPYKLEWLRVLNEEAKGWLAKDPNAQIALVGDWNIAPQDDDVWDVKYFIDEGLTHFSAPERAAFQAFEAAGFTDVVRPSHPGPGVYTYWDYKQLRFPKKEGMRIDFIMASPALAARVVHTEIDREERKGKGASDHAPVIAELS; encoded by the coding sequence GTGAAGATTGCCACCTGGAATGTGAACTCGTTACGAGCCCGTGCAGACAGAGTCGAAGATTGGCTCCGCCGCACTGATATTGATGTGCTGGCTATCCAAGAAACCAAGTGCAAAGACGAGAATTTCCCTTGGGAACTGTTTGAAAACAACGGTTATGAGGTTGCGCATTTCGGCTTCAGCCAGTGGAACGGCGTGGCGATCGCCTCCAAGGTAGGCCTTGACGACGTCGAACGCACCTTCCCCGGACAGCCCGCCTTTGGTAAGCCAGGCGTTGAGCCAGAGCAAGAAGGCCGTGCAATCGCGGCAACCTGCGGCGGCGTGCGGGTTTGGAGCCTCTACGTACCAAATGGTCGAGCCCTCGACGATCCGCATATGCCGTACAAACTTGAGTGGCTACGTGTGCTCAATGAAGAGGCCAAAGGTTGGCTCGCCAAGGACCCAAACGCCCAGATCGCGCTTGTGGGCGACTGGAATATTGCACCTCAGGATGACGACGTGTGGGACGTCAAATACTTCATTGATGAGGGGTTGACCCACTTTAGTGCACCCGAGCGGGCGGCTTTCCAGGCCTTTGAGGCCGCCGGCTTTACCGACGTCGTCCGGCCGAGCCATCCCGGCCCCGGCGTGTACACCTATTGGGATTACAAGCAGCTGCGCTTCCCCAAAAAGGAAGGCATGCGCATTGACTTCATTATGGCGTCACCAGCTTTAGCAGCAAGAGTGGTGCATACCGAGATTGATCGTGAAGAGCGTAAAGGCAAAGGTGCTTCAGATCATGCGCCAGTTATTGCAGAGCTGAGCTGA
- a CDS encoding DoxX family protein, which translates to MASNKNSAPLGLLVLRVVTGIIFIMHGWQKFSDGIPATADGFTAMGIPAPSVTAPFIAGLELIGGAALVIGLLSRPIAVLLVIDMIGALVTVHAPQGFFAGKGGYEYVLALAAICATLALTGPGKFALDGLLFGRSKRLKAVLA; encoded by the coding sequence ATGGCAAGCAATAAGAATTCAGCCCCTTTAGGCCTGTTGGTACTACGCGTAGTCACCGGCATCATTTTCATCATGCATGGCTGGCAAAAATTTAGCGATGGAATCCCGGCCACCGCAGATGGTTTTACCGCGATGGGTATTCCGGCACCTTCAGTGACCGCACCGTTCATCGCCGGGCTTGAGTTAATCGGAGGTGCGGCGCTAGTAATTGGCCTCCTGAGCCGGCCAATCGCAGTATTACTAGTCATTGATATGATCGGCGCGCTGGTAACAGTCCACGCTCCGCAAGGCTTCTTCGCAGGCAAGGGCGGCTACGAATACGTCCTCGCTTTGGCCGCAATTTGCGCCACGCTCGCGTTGACCGGCCCAGGAAAATTCGCCCTGGACGGCCTACTGTTTGGCCGCAGCAAGCGGCTCAAAGCAGTGCTGGCCTAA
- a CDS encoding carbohydrate ABC transporter permease — MSTATVPVNAKSTNRSRWAQGRTYIQAIIIVLWCLAPFYWMVVTAFRPSDATFETTPVPTAPTWDNFITAFSEDRGNHFGLALFNSVLIGVVVTVIALLVGVFAAYALARLNFRFKFIVLGLILGASMFPGVALITPLFQLFTDWGWIGQYQALIIPNISFVLPLTVYTLVSFFREMPWELEEAARMDGCTQGQAFRKVIMPLAAPAVFTTAILAFIASWNEFLIASQLSNDATKTVTVAIASFAGAQPHQEPYTAVMAAGTIVTVPLVIMVLVFQRKIVAGLTAGGVK; from the coding sequence ATGAGCACCGCAACAGTTCCCGTGAATGCTAAATCCACCAACCGAAGCCGTTGGGCGCAGGGGCGTACCTATATCCAAGCGATCATTATTGTGCTCTGGTGCTTGGCCCCGTTTTATTGGATGGTGGTGACGGCGTTCCGACCGTCCGACGCTACTTTTGAAACCACGCCAGTGCCAACAGCGCCGACGTGGGATAACTTCATCACTGCGTTCTCTGAGGACCGTGGCAATCACTTTGGCTTGGCGTTGTTCAACAGCGTGCTGATTGGCGTTGTGGTGACGGTGATCGCCTTGCTGGTTGGCGTATTTGCCGCTTATGCGTTGGCCCGGCTGAACTTTCGGTTCAAGTTCATTGTTTTGGGCCTGATCTTGGGCGCTTCGATGTTCCCCGGTGTCGCGCTGATTACGCCGCTGTTTCAGCTGTTTACCGATTGGGGCTGGATTGGCCAGTACCAAGCGCTGATCATTCCGAACATCTCCTTTGTGCTGCCGCTGACGGTGTACACCCTGGTGTCGTTCTTCCGGGAGATGCCGTGGGAGCTAGAAGAAGCTGCCCGAATGGACGGCTGCACGCAGGGGCAAGCCTTCCGAAAAGTCATTATGCCGCTCGCGGCCCCGGCCGTATTTACCACTGCGATCTTGGCTTTTATTGCCTCTTGGAACGAGTTCCTTATCGCGAGCCAGCTCAGCAACGACGCGACCAAAACCGTGACCGTGGCAATTGCCTCCTTTGCTGGGGCGCAGCCGCATCAAGAGCCGTACACCGCCGTGATGGCGGCCGGAACCATTGTGACGGTGCCCTTGGTGATTATGGTGTTGGTCTTCCAGCGTAAGATCGTGGCTGGATTGACCGCCGGTGGTGTGAAATGA
- a CDS encoding DUF2273 domain-containing protein: protein MNFTLIGIGAGAFLAFMAFAFGFWGFLIALIFMLVGAILGRAADGKLDLRGVLDALTGRRSSS, encoded by the coding sequence ATGAATTTCACCTTGATAGGCATCGGGGCCGGAGCGTTCTTGGCTTTTATGGCCTTCGCTTTTGGCTTTTGGGGTTTCCTGATTGCCTTGATCTTTATGTTGGTTGGCGCCATTTTGGGCCGCGCAGCGGATGGCAAGCTTGATCTGCGAGGGGTACTCGATGCCTTGACCGGACGGCGCTCCTCCTCATGA